A genomic region of Leptospira terpstrae serovar Hualin str. LT 11-33 = ATCC 700639 contains the following coding sequences:
- a CDS encoding glycogen/starch/alpha-glucan phosphorylase: MVVTNPRLISLLSEEQKADLASMEKQFAHHLEYTIGKNRFNLKNEDIYKALGHTIRDFLIDRLNVTHERYRNENPKRVFYFSLEFLMGRTLMNALINLGLYETIQVMLRGIGFELTDVLEFETDAGLGNGGLGRLAACFLDSMATLNVPGFGYGIRYDYGIFNQIIANGSQLEMPDHWDADGVPYEVVRSDISFSVGFFGHTETRVSGKGKIQHDWVPDETVLASAHDYPIPGFNTSTVNYLRLWAAKSSEEFNLDYFNHGDYMKAVQDKSISENISKVLYPNDTTEQGKVLRLKQQYFMVCASLQDILTQYRESTYNLKELPSYVAIQLNDTHPSIGIAELMRIFMDNEEMDWEPAWDIVTKVFSYTNHTVLPEALETWRVELFEKLLPRHLEIIYEINHRFLSEVRNKGILSEAEIQEVSIIEEGNEKRIRMANLAVIGSFRVNGVAELHSELIKKTIFQAFTKVFPEKFNNKTNGITPRRWLLQSNPSLANLISKRIGNDFTTDLYKLKALESFVDDADFHNDWKIVKQTAKEELAKLIKSETGIAIDPKSLIDVQIKRFHEYKRQLLNILRVIALYRRIKENPSRVVTPRTVIFGGKAAPGYYMAKLIIKLINNVAWVVNRDPDVADRLKVVFLPNYRVSLAEKIIPGSNLSEQISTAGTEASGTSNMKFMLNGALTIGTLDGANVEILEEVGAENIYIFGLHTEEVYRLKEAGYQPADFIRRNEDLHRVLLMIRENLFSMGEPGIFGPIYDSLYYTDNYLLMADFDAYDETQNLVAKDYLDETTWTKKSILNVARSGKFSSDRTIREYAKDIWKVPLLDTVPPKTIYKLPQN; the protein is encoded by the coding sequence ATGGTCGTCACAAATCCTCGTTTAATTTCCCTTTTATCTGAAGAACAAAAAGCCGACTTGGCTTCGATGGAAAAACAATTTGCTCACCATCTAGAATATACCATTGGTAAAAACAGGTTCAATCTTAAAAACGAAGATATATACAAAGCTCTCGGTCATACCATACGCGACTTTCTCATCGATCGATTGAATGTCACGCACGAACGCTACAGAAATGAAAATCCAAAGCGTGTGTTTTATTTTTCCTTAGAGTTCCTTATGGGACGAACCCTTATGAATGCCCTCATCAATCTCGGGTTATACGAGACCATCCAAGTGATGTTACGGGGGATTGGATTTGAGTTAACCGATGTTTTAGAATTTGAAACGGATGCAGGACTTGGAAACGGGGGACTTGGCCGACTGGCGGCTTGTTTTTTAGATTCCATGGCCACTCTCAATGTTCCTGGGTTTGGATATGGAATCCGTTATGATTATGGAATCTTCAACCAAATCATTGCCAACGGAAGCCAATTAGAAATGCCCGACCATTGGGATGCGGATGGGGTTCCTTACGAAGTGGTGCGTTCTGATATTTCGTTTTCCGTTGGATTTTTTGGCCATACGGAAACTCGGGTCTCTGGAAAAGGAAAAATCCAACACGATTGGGTTCCCGATGAAACAGTGCTAGCTTCTGCACATGACTATCCAATTCCAGGATTTAACACGAGTACGGTGAACTATCTAAGACTCTGGGCCGCCAAATCCTCAGAAGAGTTCAATTTGGATTATTTTAATCACGGTGACTATATGAAAGCCGTGCAGGATAAATCCATTTCCGAAAATATTTCTAAAGTATTGTATCCCAATGACACCACCGAACAAGGAAAGGTGCTGAGACTCAAACAACAATACTTTATGGTTTGTGCTTCTCTCCAAGACATCTTAACACAATATCGGGAATCCACTTACAATTTGAAAGAACTTCCCAGTTACGTTGCCATCCAATTGAATGATACCCATCCAAGCATTGGGATTGCGGAACTTATGCGAATTTTTATGGATAATGAGGAAATGGATTGGGAACCCGCTTGGGATATCGTAACAAAAGTGTTTTCGTATACCAACCATACCGTTTTGCCGGAGGCGTTGGAAACATGGAGGGTTGAGCTCTTTGAAAAACTATTACCTAGGCATTTAGAAATCATTTATGAAATCAATCATCGGTTTTTGTCTGAGGTTAGAAACAAAGGGATTTTATCTGAGGCCGAGATCCAAGAAGTCAGTATCATCGAAGAAGGTAATGAAAAAAGAATCCGAATGGCAAACCTTGCGGTCATTGGATCCTTCCGGGTGAATGGTGTAGCTGAACTTCATTCGGAACTCATTAAAAAAACTATCTTCCAAGCCTTTACCAAAGTTTTCCCTGAAAAATTTAATAACAAAACCAATGGAATCACACCACGCCGCTGGTTACTCCAATCAAACCCTAGTTTGGCGAATTTGATCTCCAAACGAATTGGAAATGATTTTACCACTGATTTATACAAACTAAAAGCTTTAGAATCATTTGTAGATGATGCGGATTTTCATAATGATTGGAAAATTGTTAAACAAACTGCCAAAGAGGAATTGGCAAAACTCATCAAAAGTGAAACGGGAATCGCCATTGATCCAAAGTCTTTGATTGATGTACAAATCAAACGGTTTCATGAATACAAACGCCAACTTTTAAATATCCTGCGAGTGATTGCATTGTACAGAAGGATCAAAGAAAATCCATCTCGTGTGGTCACACCAAGAACCGTGATTTTTGGTGGAAAAGCCGCACCCGGATACTACATGGCAAAACTCATCATCAAACTAATCAATAATGTAGCTTGGGTAGTGAACCGTGATCCCGATGTAGCCGACAGGTTGAAAGTGGTTTTTTTACCCAACTACCGTGTGAGCCTTGCGGAAAAAATCATTCCTGGAAGTAATTTATCCGAACAAATTTCGACAGCAGGAACCGAAGCCTCCGGAACCAGCAATATGAAGTTTATGTTAAACGGTGCATTGACTATTGGAACCTTGGACGGTGCCAATGTAGAAATTTTAGAAGAGGTGGGAGCGGAAAACATTTATATTTTTGGTCTCCATACAGAAGAAGTTTATCGTTTGAAAGAGGCGGGATACCAGCCAGCGGATTTCATTCGTCGCAATGAAGACCTCCACCGCGTTTTACTCATGATCCGTGAAAATTTATTCTCTATGGGGGAACCAGGAATTTTTGGTCCTATTTACGATAGTCTCTATTATACAGACAATTACCTTCTGATGGCTGATTTTGATGCCTATGACGAGACCCAAAACCTTGTGGCGAAGGATTATTTGGACGAAACCACTTGGACCAAAAAATCCATTTTGAATGTGGCTAGGTCAGGTAAATTTTCATCCGATCGCACCATCAGGGAATATGCGAAGGACATCTGGAAGGTTCCCCTTCTTGACACAGTTCCTCCCAAAACTATCTATAAATTGCCACAAAACTGA
- a CDS encoding DUF192 domain-containing protein codes for MKTRIGILLVLFSLSVCKQAESFPSQTNTPEILFGSVADRALKLEIANSPSTRATGLMYRTKLGEDEGMLFVFPRPDYLSFWMKNTLIPLSIGYFSEDMRLLESFDMKPNQTEEVYNARKPAMYALEVNQGWFAKHKIGKDAVLTLERKVSARD; via the coding sequence ATGAAAACACGGATTGGAATTCTTCTTGTTCTTTTTTCTCTTTCTGTTTGTAAACAAGCAGAATCCTTTCCGTCCCAAACCAACACTCCTGAGATTTTATTTGGGAGTGTAGCCGACCGTGCTTTAAAACTGGAAATTGCCAACTCACCTTCCACAAGAGCCACGGGACTAATGTACCGAACGAAACTCGGAGAAGATGAGGGGATGCTTTTTGTTTTTCCTCGCCCTGATTATTTGAGTTTTTGGATGAAGAACACTCTCATCCCTTTGTCGATTGGTTATTTTTCAGAAGATATGCGACTTTTAGAATCATTCGACATGAAACCAAACCAAACAGAAGAAGTTTATAATGCAAGAAAACCTGCGATGTATGCTTTGGAAGTCAACCAAGGATGGTTTGCAAAACACAAAATCGGTAAAGATGCCGTTCTTACTTTGGAAAGAAAGGTCTCAGCAAGAGATTAA
- a CDS encoding response regulator, with product MSKGYIICVDDEVSVLETLAEQLLARFGESHIIETASSAEEALSLIDEIISSNDIVELIVSDQVMPGMKGDRFLEQVHHRLPDAIKILLTGQAGLDSAIYAINNGGLSRYVEKPWNIDELSKDIKDLLDKFRQNLENQHLIQALNRRIIELESQQQ from the coding sequence ATGAGTAAAGGTTATATTATATGTGTCGATGATGAAGTATCGGTATTGGAAACGCTTGCAGAACAACTTCTGGCTCGATTTGGCGAATCTCATATCATCGAGACCGCAAGTAGTGCCGAAGAAGCACTTTCCCTCATCGACGAAATCATCAGTAGCAACGACATCGTAGAGTTGATTGTTTCTGACCAAGTGATGCCTGGAATGAAAGGGGATCGATTTTTGGAGCAGGTACACCACCGACTTCCGGATGCGATCAAAATCCTACTCACCGGTCAGGCGGGACTTGATTCTGCAATCTATGCCATTAATAACGGGGGACTCAGTCGGTATGTCGAAAAACCTTGGAACATTGACGAACTATCCAAAGACATCAAAGACCTACTTGATAAGTTTCGGCAGAATTTGGAAAACCAACACCTCATCCAGGCTCTCAACCGTCGCATCATCGAATTGGAATCTCAGCAGCAGTAA
- a CDS encoding PP2C family protein-serine/threonine phosphatase: MTRSFYLYFKEIFRKPTRSEWEILKLVEARYDKEYTYYIFITHIIVYSLLIAPPFSEIRMQILPYLLGVSIARLILLLQFYTKNVPIQRVIYFSGFVADGLVYVVFILGIHSFPSLGSFYLLNSYLMSFIFPILLYSTRLDPKACITSAFYFSVLHILYILNLPTVVSDQFSFFSKYFLILVYWGSAALGTVFVLNKRKDTTDMYNLSEEKRYMLHELELAKKVQDALFPGNIKIPSLAFTYYRKSPNVIGGDFFDFVQLREGNVGVFLTDVAGHGISSAMVASIMKVLVSTIPYRFKTAPAKLMDYLDDRLTNDLNKYHASAIYLFFDFIEKKLTLGNAGHPYLILAHKDEDYQELETQGAILGFNIKIPPITEKTMPIAPGDRFFIYTDGLIESTDSDGNCLGTEGLLALLNRHRQSANIKELEMNLLTELKSNYGLDSFSDDTMFLILEVEE, encoded by the coding sequence TTGACACGTTCCTTTTATTTATACTTCAAAGAAATCTTTCGAAAACCTACAAGATCAGAATGGGAAATTTTAAAATTAGTAGAAGCCCGTTATGATAAAGAATACACATATTATATTTTTATCACACATATCATTGTATATTCCTTACTGATAGCTCCACCGTTTTCAGAAATCCGAATGCAAATTTTGCCTTACCTACTCGGGGTTTCCATTGCTCGTCTGATCTTACTTTTGCAATTTTATACAAAGAATGTTCCCATTCAAAGAGTGATTTACTTCAGCGGATTTGTTGCTGATGGGCTTGTTTACGTAGTTTTTATTCTGGGAATCCATTCCTTCCCCTCCCTTGGAAGTTTTTATCTATTAAATTCCTATTTGATGTCTTTTATTTTTCCCATTCTTTTGTATAGCACAAGGCTTGACCCAAAAGCTTGTATTACGAGTGCATTTTATTTTTCAGTTTTACATATCCTTTATATTTTGAATCTTCCTACAGTAGTTTCAGATCAGTTTTCTTTTTTTAGTAAATATTTTTTAATCTTAGTGTATTGGGGAAGTGCAGCTCTTGGAACTGTATTTGTTCTCAATAAAAGAAAAGACACTACGGATATGTACAATCTGTCCGAAGAAAAACGGTATATGTTACATGAGTTGGAGCTTGCAAAAAAAGTACAAGATGCACTCTTCCCAGGGAATATCAAAATACCAAGCCTTGCTTTTACTTATTACAGAAAAAGCCCTAATGTCATCGGTGGAGACTTCTTTGATTTCGTACAACTCCGGGAAGGAAACGTAGGTGTGTTTTTAACTGATGTTGCTGGGCATGGAATTTCTTCCGCCATGGTTGCTTCCATCATGAAGGTACTTGTATCTACCATTCCTTATCGTTTTAAAACAGCACCGGCAAAACTTATGGATTATTTAGATGATCGTTTGACAAATGATCTAAATAAATACCACGCTTCGGCAATTTATTTATTCTTTGATTTCATTGAGAAAAAACTGACTTTAGGAAATGCAGGACATCCTTATTTAATTTTAGCACACAAAGACGAAGACTACCAAGAGTTAGAAACTCAAGGTGCCATCCTAGGATTTAATATAAAGATTCCACCCATTACTGAAAAAACAATGCCCATTGCACCAGGAGATCGTTTTTTTATTTATACTGACGGACTCATTGAATCCACAGATTCGGATGGGAATTGCCTCGGAACCGAAGGATTACTCGCGCTCCTTAATCGGCATAGACAAAGTGCAAACATCAAAGAATTAGAAATGAATCTACTCACTGAGCTAAAATCCAACTACGGACTTGATAGTTTTTCTGATGACACCATGTTTCTAATATTGGAAGTAGAAGAATAA
- a CDS encoding enoyl-CoA hydratase-related protein translates to MSFLEIQIKSNFALVTIKRPEALNALNDVVITEIGAMVDELESNPSVRGFILTGEGKAFVAGADIAKMKEFNVREGQAFSELGQTVFRKMELSSLISIAAINGFCLGGGMELAMACDIRYAVASAKLGLPEVTLGLLPGFGGSQRLPRLIGVGRATELILSGDMISADEGFRLGLINKVTDPAELLNESEKTLTTILSRGPNAIKAAKTAIRQGLETNMEGGLEWEKQLFGGRFADEETKEGLSAFLEKRKPNFKG, encoded by the coding sequence TTGTCTTTTTTAGAGATTCAAATTAAATCCAATTTTGCGCTGGTCACCATCAAAAGACCAGAAGCCCTCAATGCACTGAACGATGTAGTCATCACTGAAATTGGAGCCATGGTGGACGAACTGGAATCCAACCCGTCCGTGCGTGGATTCATTTTGACTGGCGAAGGGAAAGCATTTGTCGCTGGTGCGGACATTGCCAAAATGAAAGAGTTCAATGTCCGGGAAGGTCAGGCATTTTCAGAACTGGGCCAGACTGTTTTTCGTAAGATGGAATTATCTAGTCTCATCTCTATCGCTGCCATCAATGGGTTTTGTTTGGGCGGAGGAATGGAATTGGCTATGGCGTGTGATATTCGTTATGCGGTTGCTTCTGCCAAATTAGGACTTCCAGAAGTTACTTTGGGTTTACTGCCTGGATTTGGCGGGTCACAAAGACTTCCAAGACTGATTGGAGTAGGACGTGCCACGGAACTCATTTTGTCTGGTGATATGATTTCCGCTGATGAGGGATTTCGTTTGGGACTTATCAACAAAGTCACAGATCCTGCGGAGTTATTAAACGAATCTGAAAAAACTTTAACTACGATCCTTTCCAGAGGACCTAATGCGATTAAGGCGGCAAAAACTGCCATTCGTCAAGGATTGGAAACCAATATGGAAGGTGGTTTGGAGTGGGAAAAACAACTATTTGGTGGCCGGTTTGCAGACGAAGAAACCAAAGAAGGTCTTTCTGCCTTTTTAGAAAAAAGAAAACCAAATTTTAAAGGTTAA